The segment ACATCTTTGTATGATGATGAGAGGAGTAGAAAAACAAAACTCCGAACTTTTCACATCTTGTATGCTCGGAGAATTTAAGACGAATATGGTGACTAGGAGCGAGTTTCTGGATTTAATTCGGACCGGTTCGACCTAGAAGATTTGTTGCCTCTAAGCTCTTCCGCTTTTTGCTCTGCTCGACTTTTATTTTCGAGCATTGCTTTCTCTACTCTCAATCTTTCTCTTTCGAAACCGGCCTCATCCAGATCTCTAGGGATCAGGATGGGTTCTCCGTAAGAAATCACAAAGGTTGTGAAAGGTTTAGGGATCCTGTGTTTGTCCCAGGACTTCTCCGCAATCCATTGTTTCGTACATTCATAATGAAAAGGTAAGATAGGGACCTGAGAAACCTGGGCGGCGGCAATAACCCCAGGCTGAACAATCCAAGCAGGACCTCTAGGCCCATCCGGTGTAAACGCTGCAGGAAGATTTTTTCTCAAGTGAACGATCATTGCCTTAAGAGCTTTCGAACCACCTTTGGAGGAACTTCCGCGAATACTTCCATTTCCGAATCTATGCACCACTCCGGTAATAAAATCCCCGTCTTTAGATTCAGAAATCAAAACCGCTAACTTACGATTCTTATTCAAGTAGGGTGAATAAAGAACATTTGTATGCCATACACAAAGGATAAACGGCTTCTTTAAAGGATACAGAGAATTAAAATGCTCCTTTCCTAATTCCACCTTTTTTGAGGTGAGTCCGATGATCCTCTGTAAAAATACGACTAGAGTAGGCACTAACCAAACAAGGAACCTACGCTTAAAACTTTCCCGAACATCCAATTTTTCTGACATTGAGCCGAGCCTGGTTAGATGCGGTCGGGGGGCATTCTTTTTTTTACGTAAC is part of the Leptospira neocaledonica genome and harbors:
- a CDS encoding lysophospholipid acyltransferase family protein, whose amino-acid sequence is MSEKLDVRESFKRRFLVWLVPTLVVFLQRIIGLTSKKVELGKEHFNSLYPLKKPFILCVWHTNVLYSPYLNKNRKLAVLISESKDGDFITGVVHRFGNGSIRGSSSKGGSKALKAMIVHLRKNLPAAFTPDGPRGPAWIVQPGVIAAAQVSQVPILPFHYECTKQWIAEKSWDKHRIPKPFTTFVISYGEPILIPRDLDEAGFERERLRVEKAMLENKSRAEQKAEELRGNKSSRSNRSELNPETRS